From the genome of bacterium, one region includes:
- a CDS encoding ferritin-like domain-containing protein: MGTAGRQIVGKDVDKIIAMLNKLYCDEWLAYYQYWLGAKVVKGPMKDAVMAELTQHAADELRHAGLDADRIIQLGGTPALSPEVWLKLTNCGYDAPKDPYVKVILDQNISGEQCAIKHYNELLKFSRDRDPVTYNMVLQILQDEVTHEEDLQNLMEDMVMMVKRGLK; this comes from the coding sequence ATGGGTACCGCAGGAAGACAGATCGTTGGCAAGGATGTGGATAAAATCATCGCCATGCTGAATAAGCTGTATTGCGATGAATGGCTGGCCTATTACCAGTATTGGCTTGGCGCAAAGGTTGTGAAGGGACCGATGAAGGATGCCGTGATGGCGGAACTGACCCAGCACGCCGCGGATGAACTCCGCCATGCCGGACTGGACGCTGACCGGATCATCCAACTCGGAGGAACACCGGCGCTCAGCCCTGAAGTCTGGCTAAAACTGACCAACTGCGGCTATGATGCCCCCAAGGACCCCTACGTCAAGGTCATCCTCGACCAGAATATCAGCGGCGAACAATGCGCCATCAAGCATTACAATGAACTGCTCAAGTTCAGCAGAGACAGGGATCCAGTGACCTATAATATGGTTCTTCAAATTCTTCAGGACGAGGTGACGCACGAGGAAGACTTGCAGAATCTCATGGAGGATATGGTGATGATGGTTAAGCGGGGCCTGAAATAA
- a CDS encoding glycosyltransferase family 39 protein: MLTIDHPFSRWIRGWAGILLAALAILILRIAYLIWICPYDLVPDEAQYWDWSRRLDWSYYSKGPTVAWLIAPSVHFFGNIEWAVRLPAALASFAASLILARFALSTSAGNIRTAWYVFLLFNLIPVYQGTAQFMTTDGPYYVCWITAAYVGWLMAKRRTPSTAWFFLFGSIIGIGMLCKYTMLLALPGVLFYLFRHGVQSWKLRLTALLAVLAGILLFSMPIYIWNVQRGWPTLAHLIGATRLPGGDAPAHSGWPYNPLWTLSYFIYPLAILAPPAAFLLFRAMREAFKPQHVHSELRNIMSYALHTAAPILAFYLLISSRTDVKLNWPAAGFTIFLIPVAGYLAAHRAGDAINRKLWGWTVGIGLVSLLFIALGKYPIAAINGSEILGIKVNTQPMLKRITGFKAIVESAERAAAELKKDTGQEPFYIVSTYGRAALLAFYAKGHPRVCSADSYMGGRESSYDYFPDTDLGNPQLLGRPAILLDNEKWVWEKALYFQLIERSRFYGRVYFAYEYRGPWREPHTK; the protein is encoded by the coding sequence ATGTTGACCATAGATCACCCTTTTTCACGATGGATCCGGGGCTGGGCGGGCATCCTGCTCGCCGCCCTGGCCATTTTAATCCTCCGTATCGCCTACCTCATCTGGATATGTCCTTACGACCTGGTTCCGGATGAGGCCCAGTACTGGGACTGGTCCCGCCGCCTCGATTGGTCGTATTACAGCAAAGGCCCGACCGTGGCGTGGCTCATCGCACCCAGTGTGCATTTTTTTGGAAACATAGAATGGGCGGTACGGCTTCCGGCCGCCCTGGCGTCGTTTGCGGCCAGCCTGATATTGGCGCGCTTTGCCCTCTCGACCTCAGCGGGCAATATCCGGACAGCCTGGTACGTCTTTCTATTGTTCAATCTCATTCCGGTGTATCAGGGGACTGCCCAATTCATGACCACAGACGGGCCTTACTATGTCTGCTGGATCACGGCGGCCTATGTCGGCTGGCTCATGGCGAAAAGGCGCACCCCCTCTACTGCCTGGTTTTTCCTGTTCGGGTCGATCATAGGCATTGGCATGCTATGTAAATACACCATGCTGCTGGCATTGCCCGGGGTCCTGTTCTACCTGTTCCGCCATGGGGTTCAATCCTGGAAGCTGCGACTTACCGCCCTGCTCGCCGTTCTCGCCGGAATCTTATTGTTCTCAATGCCCATCTACATCTGGAATGTCCAACGGGGCTGGCCCACTCTAGCCCATCTGATAGGAGCCACCCGACTGCCTGGTGGAGATGCCCCCGCCCATAGTGGCTGGCCCTACAACCCGCTCTGGACGCTCTCTTATTTCATCTATCCCCTGGCGATCCTCGCCCCTCCTGCGGCCTTCCTTCTGTTCAGGGCCATGCGCGAAGCCTTCAAGCCGCAACATGTCCACTCGGAACTCCGGAACATCATGTCTTACGCACTGCATACTGCCGCCCCCATTCTGGCCTTCTACCTGCTGATTTCCTCACGCACCGATGTCAAATTGAACTGGCCGGCGGCAGGATTTACGATTTTCCTTATTCCCGTGGCCGGCTATCTGGCGGCTCATCGCGCCGGTGACGCCATCAACCGAAAGCTGTGGGGCTGGACCGTTGGGATCGGGCTCGTCAGCCTCCTGTTTATTGCACTGGGAAAATATCCCATAGCCGCCATCAACGGGTCTGAAATTCTGGGCATCAAAGTCAACACCCAGCCCATGCTTAAGCGCATCACGGGATTCAAGGCCATTGTAGAGAGCGCCGAACGCGCCGCCGCAGAACTGAAAAAGGACACAGGTCAGGAGCCGTTCTATATCGTGTCAACCTATGGGCGAGCCGCTTTGCTGGCATTCTATGCCAAAGGCCATCCCCGGGTTTGCAGTGCTGACAGTTATATGGGCGGCAGGGAATCCTCGTACGATTACTTTCCAGACACGGATCTCGGTAATCCGCAGTTGCTGGGTCGCCCCGCCATCCTGCTGGATAACGAGAAGTGGGTTTGGGAGAAGGCGCTTTACTTTCAGCTGATTGAACGCTCCCGTTTTTACGGTCGAGTCTACTTTGCCTACGAGTATCGCGGCCCCTGGCGCGAACCCCATACAAAGTAA
- a CDS encoding LptF/LptG family permease, with product MRIVSRYVRDSYLVTFVMTLLVLTFVMCVMVLFRIADAIAMGGSIYLIGKIFLAGLPSAVGFSIPFSIITAALLTFGKLSANGEITAMKSSGIRMLQIMRQPILFAVLMSAVCLYLNAELIPESYHMRRDALRQLGLESPLQLIEEGRPIRDFPGMTFYIGSKRDNKIEDIIIYQAPQKNSPAREIRARSGVVSTAEDNKSILVDLYDVRIDPFYEDRPGAGTASHFPYSIDLSRLTGADNPKKVKRKSDMSLLEITDIRGNLKNSYPEMNNEALAKQDMALKVEFNKRIVMAISCFVFVLLGAPLATKTHRQETTIGIGISLGLIFSFYLFVIVAETLTKYPWTQPHLILWIPVVLATGLGLFLINRCD from the coding sequence TTGCGCATTGTTTCACGATACGTTCGCGACAGTTATCTGGTCACCTTCGTGATGACCTTGCTCGTACTGACATTTGTCATGTGCGTCATGGTGCTTTTCCGCATTGCGGATGCCATCGCCATGGGCGGCTCGATTTACCTGATCGGGAAGATTTTTCTCGCCGGGCTCCCCTCCGCCGTCGGCTTCTCCATTCCCTTCAGCATCATCACGGCAGCGCTTCTCACCTTCGGCAAACTATCGGCCAACGGCGAAATAACAGCCATGAAAAGCAGCGGCATCCGGATGTTGCAGATCATGAGACAACCCATTCTCTTTGCCGTCCTGATGTCGGCGGTATGCCTCTATCTCAATGCCGAATTGATCCCGGAAAGTTATCATATGCGCCGTGATGCCCTGAGGCAGTTGGGGCTGGAATCCCCCCTGCAATTGATTGAGGAAGGCCGCCCCATCCGTGATTTCCCGGGCATGACCTTCTATATCGGCAGCAAGCGTGACAATAAAATCGAAGACATCATCATTTATCAGGCTCCGCAAAAAAATTCGCCTGCCCGCGAGATCCGTGCCCGCTCCGGCGTGGTCTCCACAGCAGAAGACAACAAGAGCATCCTGGTTGATCTGTATGATGTGCGGATTGACCCCTTTTACGAAGATCGACCGGGAGCAGGAACGGCCAGCCATTTCCCTTATTCCATTGATCTTTCTCGCCTGACGGGTGCTGATAACCCGAAAAAGGTGAAACGAAAAAGCGACATGTCCTTGCTGGAAATCACAGACATCCGTGGCAATCTTAAAAATTCCTATCCGGAAATGAATAACGAAGCCCTGGCCAAACAAGACATGGCGCTCAAAGTGGAATTCAACAAACGGATCGTGATGGCCATTTCCTGCTTTGTTTTCGTCCTGCTCGGCGCTCCGCTTGCCACCAAAACCCATCGGCAGGAAACCACGATCGGTATCGGCATCAGTCTGGGCCTCATTTTCTCCTTCTATCTTTTCGTTATTGTAGCCGAAACTCTGACCAAGTATCCCTGGACCCAGCCTCATTTGATATTATGGATACCCGTAGTACTGGCCACCGGTCTTGGCCTATTCCTCATCAACCGCTGTGATTGA
- a CDS encoding phosphatase PAP2 family protein yields MAYSSSTAVIDTPSSRYRRLWIPDLAWILLLTLLAVVPFLTPGTDLKILSWFYHPGLPHAWPLEFNGFFRFLYTFGTLPALITALAGLGFLVVARYRPSLTPWRRHAVFIFLTLVIGPGFLVNTVFKDHWGRPRPKMVSEFGGRMEYQCFHEKGMSGRGKSFPCGHSSMGYYFIVLYFLARRRKKLIRFSLLAGIMIYGTVIGIARMAAGAHFASDVLWSAVFPCLTAWALYYFVLNIPFHEDYPAVTREKSIWRSKWLLWLAPPLGLATIGAVLLSTPSFAELDYKEVIPKGSNPIVELVVAKPGHPYPDFCIIDQKTSATHSDRIIITGEIQGFGWPWNHIRHSAIWSRTNGVDLFRFTCIPKGQFSELDGRLTIEVPSGTQIHLIQP; encoded by the coding sequence TTGGCCTATTCCTCATCAACCGCTGTGATTGATACTCCCTCATCCCGTTATCGCAGACTATGGATCCCCGATCTGGCGTGGATCCTTCTTCTTACCTTGCTTGCGGTAGTTCCATTTTTGACGCCCGGGACAGACCTCAAAATATTGTCCTGGTTTTATCACCCGGGACTCCCTCATGCCTGGCCTCTTGAATTCAACGGTTTCTTCCGTTTTCTTTACACTTTCGGAACCCTCCCTGCCCTCATCACAGCACTGGCAGGTTTGGGATTTCTCGTCGTGGCCCGATATCGGCCCTCCTTAACACCCTGGCGTCGTCATGCGGTTTTCATCTTTCTGACACTGGTCATCGGCCCCGGGTTCCTTGTCAACACGGTCTTCAAGGATCATTGGGGGCGGCCCCGGCCCAAAATGGTTTCGGAATTCGGCGGACGGATGGAATACCAGTGTTTCCACGAAAAGGGCATGAGTGGTCGTGGCAAATCCTTCCCCTGCGGCCACAGTTCAATGGGATATTATTTCATCGTGCTCTATTTTCTAGCACGTCGCCGGAAAAAGCTCATCCGGTTCTCCCTTCTGGCCGGGATCATGATCTACGGCACTGTGATTGGAATAGCCCGTATGGCTGCGGGGGCACATTTCGCCTCCGACGTACTCTGGTCAGCGGTCTTCCCCTGCCTTACCGCTTGGGCGCTCTATTACTTTGTCTTGAATATCCCTTTTCATGAAGATTACCCGGCAGTCACACGTGAAAAATCAATTTGGCGATCCAAATGGTTGCTTTGGTTGGCCCCACCACTTGGCCTTGCAACGATCGGGGCCGTCCTGCTTAGCACGCCCTCGTTTGCAGAGCTTGACTATAAGGAAGTGATTCCAAAAGGGAGTAATCCCATCGTGGAGTTGGTTGTCGCTAAACCCGGCCACCCCTATCCTGATTTTTGCATTATTGATCAGAAGACATCCGCAACTCATTCGGATCGTATTATCATAACGGGCGAAATACAGGGCTTTGGGTGGCCTTGGAATCACATTCGACATAGCGCCATCTGGAGCCGAACCAACGGAGTGGATCTATTTCGTTTCACCTGCATCCCTAAAGGCCAGTTCTCAGAACTGGATGGCCGCCTCACGATTGAAGTCCCCTCCGGCACCCAAATCCATCTCATTCAGCCCTAG
- the bioD gene encoding dethiobiotin synthase: MNLQRGIFITGTDTGVGKTFVAAGILAGFRAAGRNVAPMKPVQTGCHLRKGTLMAPDLMTSLKAGGMRISAAEQADMAPYCFKPACSPHLAAQLAGTRISLSCIENAFRRLSHKYDGVIIEGAGGVLVPLNQKETMLDLMVRLQLPVLLVARPGLGTINHVLLSLRVLREARLHVLGVVLNQSAPGRWGQIEDDNLRAIERMGSVKVLASIRYER, translated from the coding sequence ATGAATTTGCAACGAGGGATATTTATCACAGGAACGGATACCGGGGTGGGGAAGACCTTTGTGGCTGCAGGTATTCTGGCTGGATTCAGGGCGGCGGGCAGGAATGTGGCCCCGATGAAACCGGTTCAGACTGGGTGTCATTTGCGGAAGGGCACCTTGATGGCACCGGACTTGATGACGTCGCTTAAGGCTGGCGGAATGCGAATTTCTGCTGCCGAGCAGGCTGATATGGCTCCCTATTGTTTCAAACCTGCCTGTTCCCCTCATTTGGCGGCCCAACTGGCCGGTACGCGTATTTCGCTCAGTTGTATTGAAAATGCCTTCCGCCGTTTAAGTCACAAGTATGATGGGGTGATTATTGAGGGCGCAGGAGGAGTACTGGTTCCTTTGAATCAGAAGGAAACCATGCTGGATCTCATGGTGCGACTGCAGCTCCCTGTCTTGCTGGTGGCCCGTCCCGGGTTAGGTACGATCAATCATGTGCTGCTTTCATTGAGAGTCCTGAGAGAAGCCCGTCTCCATGTCTTAGGCGTGGTCTTGAATCAATCTGCCCCGGGGCGATGGGGCCAGATTGAGGATGATAACCTCCGTGCGATTGAACGGATGGGAAGCGTAAAGGTCTTGGCTTCTATCCGGTATGAACGCTAG
- a CDS encoding GIY-YIG nuclease family protein, producing MAKVLKKARKPWFLYLIECEDKSIYTGIAVDVAARFAAHQKGTGARYTRAHPPEKILTVIEFPSRSAASQAEYRIKHMTAPEKREFARYAG from the coding sequence ATGGCGAAGGTATTGAAAAAAGCACGGAAGCCTTGGTTCCTCTATCTCATTGAATGTGAGGATAAGAGTATTTACACCGGTATTGCCGTGGATGTCGCCGCCCGTTTCGCCGCCCACCAAAAAGGCACAGGAGCCCGTTACACGCGTGCTCATCCCCCCGAAAAAATCCTCACAGTGATTGAATTTCCCAGTCGCTCCGCCGCCTCACAGGCGGAATACCGGATCAAACATATGACCGCCCCGGAGAAGCGGGAATTCGCACGGTATGCAGGGTAA